A window from Planifilum fulgidum encodes these proteins:
- a CDS encoding 50S ribosomal protein L7ae-like protein, with protein sequence MSYEKVKEAKSLLIGTKQTKKAIEQGKVQEVVVAQDADQHVISPVISMCRNRGIAVTYVDSMKELGKACGIEVGAATAAILKE encoded by the coding sequence GTGTCTTATGAAAAAGTGAAAGAGGCGAAGTCCTTATTGATCGGTACCAAGCAGACGAAAAAAGCAATTGAACAAGGGAAGGTGCAGGAAGTCGTCGTTGCGCAGGATGCAGACCAACACGTGATCTCGCCGGTCATCTCCATGTGCCGGAACCGGGGAATCGCCGTCACCTACGTCGATTCCATGAAGGAGCTGGGGAAAGCCTGTGGAATCGAAGTGGGTGCCGCCACGGCGGCGATCTTGAAGGAGTAA
- the rpsL gene encoding 30S ribosomal protein S12 has protein sequence MPTINQLIRKGRKRKQSKSAAPALQYGYNSFRKELISQNSPQKRGVCTRVGTMTPKKPNSALRKYARVRLSNGIEVTAYIPGIGHNLQEHSVVLVRGGRVKDLPGVRYHIVRGALDTAGVENRRQGRSKYGAKRPKK, from the coding sequence TTGCCCACAATCAACCAGCTGATTCGGAAAGGACGGAAGCGCAAGCAATCCAAATCGGCGGCGCCGGCCCTGCAATACGGATACAACAGCTTCCGCAAGGAGCTGATTTCCCAGAACTCTCCGCAGAAGCGCGGCGTTTGCACCCGTGTGGGGACGATGACCCCGAAAAAGCCGAACTCCGCGCTTCGCAAATACGCCCGGGTTCGCCTCTCCAACGGGATTGAGGTGACCGCGTACATTCCGGGGATCGGCCACAATCTTCAGGAGCACTCGGTTGTTCTCGTGCGGGGCGGACGGGTGAAGGACTTGCCTGGTGTGCGTTATCACATTGTCCGCGGTGCGCTGGACACGGCCGGCGTGGAGAACCGGAGACAAGGCCGCTCCAAATATGGAGCCAAACGGCCGAAGAAGTGA
- the rpsG gene encoding 30S ribosomal protein S7 produces the protein MPRKGPVPRREVLPDPIYNSKLVTRLINRLMIDGKKGKAQRILYEAFDIIRERTGKDPMEVFEQALKNVMPVLEVRARRVGGANYQVPVEVKPDRRTSLGLRWLVNYARLRNEKTMQERLANEIMDAANNTGAAVKKKEETHRMAEANRAFAHYRW, from the coding sequence ATGCCACGCAAGGGACCGGTACCCCGTCGGGAAGTCCTTCCCGATCCGATTTACAACAGCAAGCTGGTGACACGGCTGATCAACCGGCTGATGATTGACGGAAAGAAAGGGAAAGCCCAGCGGATCCTGTACGAAGCCTTCGACATCATCCGCGAACGGACGGGCAAGGATCCGATGGAAGTGTTTGAGCAGGCGCTGAAAAACGTGATGCCTGTCCTCGAAGTGAGGGCTCGCCGCGTCGGCGGGGCCAACTATCAGGTGCCCGTCGAAGTGAAGCCGGACCGGCGCACCAGCCTGGGACTGCGCTGGTTGGTCAACTATGCGCGGTTGCGCAATGAGAAGACCATGCAGGAGCGGTTGGCCAACGAAATCATGGATGCGGCCAACAACACCGGCGCGGCGGTGAAGAAGAAGGAAGAAACCCACCGGATGGCGGAAGCCAACCGGGCGTTTGCACACTATCGCTGGTAA
- the fusA gene encoding elongation factor G, whose translation MAREFSLENTRNIGIMAHIDAGKTTTTERILFYTGRVHKIGEVHEGAATMDWMEQEQERGITITSAATTCQWKGHRINIIDTPGHVDFTAEVERSLRVLDGAVGIFCAKGGVEPQSETVWRQADKYRVPRIAYINKMDIVGADFYGAVEQIRERLGANAVPIQLPIGAEDTFEGIIDLIKNCAYYYLDDLGTRSEAREIPDEYKEKAEEYRMQLLEKVADLDDELMMKYLEGEEITEEEIKRVLRKGTVNVEIVPVLCGSSYKNKGVQLLLDAVVDYLPSPLDVPDIQGELPDGTESHRKTGDDQPFAALAFKIMTDPYVGKLTFFRVYSGTLNSGTYVLNSTKGKRERIGRILQMHANHREEISTVYAGDIAAAVGLKDTTTGDTLCDEKHPIILESMVFPDPVISVAIEPKTKADQDKMALALVKLSEEDPTFRTHTDEETGQTIISGMGELHLDIIVDRLKREFKVEANVGAPQVAYKETFRKSAKVEGKYIRQTGGRGQYGHVWIEFEPLPEGSGFEFENKIVGGVVPKEYVPAVQAGIEEAMQNGVLAGYPMTDIKATLFDGSYHEVDSSEMAFKIAGSLALKAAKDKCDPVLLEPIMKVEVTVPEEYMGDIIGDINSRRGRVEGMDSRSGSQVIRAFVPLAEMFGYATNLRSRTQGRGTYVMQFDHYEEVPKNIADEIISKASGQ comes from the coding sequence ATGGCACGTGAATTTTCGTTGGAAAACACGCGCAACATCGGGATCATGGCTCACATCGACGCCGGTAAGACGACGACCACGGAACGGATCCTGTTCTACACCGGCCGCGTGCACAAGATCGGAGAGGTGCACGAGGGCGCGGCCACCATGGACTGGATGGAGCAGGAGCAGGAGCGCGGGATTACCATCACCTCCGCAGCGACCACGTGCCAGTGGAAAGGTCATCGGATCAACATCATCGACACTCCGGGACACGTCGATTTTACCGCCGAGGTGGAGCGGTCCCTGCGCGTATTGGATGGAGCGGTGGGGATCTTTTGCGCCAAGGGCGGCGTGGAACCCCAGTCCGAAACCGTTTGGCGGCAGGCGGACAAGTACCGCGTCCCCCGGATCGCCTACATCAACAAGATGGACATTGTCGGGGCCGATTTTTACGGTGCCGTCGAGCAGATCCGCGAGCGGCTCGGGGCCAACGCGGTGCCCATCCAACTGCCCATCGGGGCCGAGGATACCTTTGAAGGGATCATCGACCTGATCAAGAACTGCGCCTATTACTATCTGGACGATCTCGGAACCCGCAGCGAGGCGCGGGAGATCCCCGACGAATACAAGGAGAAGGCGGAAGAGTACCGGATGCAGCTGCTGGAAAAGGTGGCTGATCTGGACGACGAGCTGATGATGAAGTACCTGGAAGGGGAAGAGATCACCGAGGAGGAGATCAAGCGCGTCCTCCGGAAGGGAACGGTCAACGTTGAGATTGTTCCCGTCCTGTGCGGCTCCTCCTACAAGAACAAAGGGGTTCAGCTCCTTTTGGACGCGGTGGTCGATTATCTGCCGTCTCCGCTGGACGTGCCGGACATCCAGGGCGAGCTTCCGGACGGCACGGAGTCTCACCGGAAAACGGGGGACGACCAGCCCTTCGCGGCGCTGGCCTTCAAGATCATGACCGACCCCTATGTCGGGAAGCTCACCTTCTTCCGCGTCTATTCCGGCACCCTCAATTCCGGCACCTACGTGCTCAACTCCACCAAGGGCAAGCGGGAACGGATCGGCCGAATCCTGCAGATGCACGCCAATCACCGGGAAGAGATCAGCACCGTGTATGCCGGTGACATCGCCGCCGCCGTCGGGCTGAAGGACACCACGACGGGGGACACCCTGTGCGATGAAAAGCATCCGATCATCCTGGAATCGATGGTCTTCCCCGATCCGGTCATTTCGGTGGCCATCGAGCCGAAGACCAAGGCCGATCAGGACAAAATGGCGCTGGCCCTCGTCAAACTGTCCGAGGAAGATCCCACCTTCCGCACCCATACCGACGAGGAGACGGGGCAGACGATCATCTCCGGGATGGGCGAACTCCACCTGGACATCATCGTCGACCGGCTGAAGCGGGAGTTCAAGGTGGAGGCCAACGTGGGCGCACCCCAGGTGGCCTACAAGGAGACCTTCCGCAAGTCGGCCAAGGTGGAAGGAAAATACATCCGGCAGACCGGCGGACGCGGTCAGTACGGCCACGTCTGGATCGAGTTCGAGCCGCTGCCTGAAGGATCCGGCTTCGAATTTGAGAACAAGATCGTCGGCGGCGTCGTGCCGAAGGAGTACGTCCCCGCCGTTCAGGCCGGCATCGAGGAAGCCATGCAAAACGGCGTCCTGGCCGGGTATCCCATGACCGACATCAAGGCCACCCTTTTCGACGGGTCCTACCACGAAGTGGACTCCTCGGAAATGGCCTTCAAGATCGCCGGCTCCCTCGCCCTGAAAGCGGCGAAGGACAAGTGCGACCCGGTTCTGCTGGAGCCGATCATGAAGGTGGAAGTCACCGTCCCCGAAGAATACATGGGGGACATCATCGGGGACATCAACTCCCGGCGCGGCCGAGTCGAAGGCATGGATTCCCGGTCGGGTTCCCAGGTGATCCGGGCCTTCGTCCCCTTGGCGGAGATGTTCGGGTATGCGACCAACCTGCGCTCGCGCACCCAGGGCCGCGGCACCTACGTCATGCAGTTTGACCATTACGAGGAAGTGCCGAAGAACATCGCCGATGAGATCATCTCCAAGGCGTCGGGCCAGTGA
- the tuf gene encoding elongation factor Tu yields the protein MAKAKFERTKPHVNVGTIGHVDHGKTTLTAAITTVLSKTGGAVATAYDEIDKAPEEKERGITISTAHVEYETENRHYAHVDCPGHADYVKNMITGAAQMDGAILVVSAADGPMPQTREHILLARQVGVPYIVVFLNKVDMVDDEELLELVEMEVRDLLSEYDFPGDEVPVIKGSALKALENPESEWADSIRELMKVVDEYIPTPQRDVDKPFMMPVEDVFSITGRGTVATGRVERGTVKVGDEVEIVGLNEEPKKTVVTGVEMFRKLLDQAEAGDNIGVLLRGVERKEVERGQVLAKPGSIQQHTKFTAQVYCLTKEEGGRHTPFFNGYRPQFYFRTTDVTGVVKLPEGTEMVMPGDNVTLEVELIAPIAIEQGTKFAIREGGRTVGAGSVTKVVE from the coding sequence ATGGCTAAAGCCAAATTTGAGCGCACCAAGCCGCACGTCAATGTCGGCACCATCGGTCACGTCGACCACGGAAAAACCACGCTGACCGCGGCGATCACCACCGTGCTTTCCAAAACCGGCGGAGCGGTTGCCACCGCCTATGATGAGATCGACAAGGCGCCGGAAGAAAAAGAGCGGGGGATCACCATCTCCACCGCCCACGTCGAGTATGAAACCGAAAATCGTCACTATGCTCACGTGGACTGCCCGGGTCACGCCGACTACGTGAAAAACATGATCACCGGGGCTGCCCAGATGGACGGAGCGATCCTCGTCGTTTCCGCCGCTGACGGTCCGATGCCGCAAACCCGGGAGCACATCCTGCTTGCCCGCCAGGTGGGCGTTCCCTACATCGTCGTCTTCCTGAACAAGGTGGACATGGTGGACGACGAAGAACTGCTCGAGCTGGTTGAAATGGAAGTGCGGGACCTGCTCTCCGAATATGATTTCCCCGGCGACGAAGTGCCGGTCATCAAGGGTTCCGCCCTCAAAGCCCTGGAAAACCCGGAAAGCGAATGGGCCGACAGCATCCGCGAGCTGATGAAGGTCGTGGACGAATACATTCCGACGCCCCAGCGGGATGTCGACAAGCCCTTCATGATGCCGGTGGAAGACGTGTTTTCCATCACCGGGCGCGGTACGGTGGCCACGGGTCGTGTGGAACGCGGAACCGTCAAAGTCGGGGACGAAGTGGAAATCGTCGGCCTGAACGAAGAACCGAAGAAAACGGTTGTCACCGGGGTGGAAATGTTCCGGAAGCTGCTTGACCAAGCCGAGGCCGGCGACAACATCGGTGTCCTGCTCCGCGGGGTCGAGCGGAAAGAAGTGGAGCGCGGACAAGTGCTGGCCAAGCCCGGCAGCATTCAACAGCACACCAAGTTCACCGCTCAAGTCTACTGCTTGACCAAGGAAGAGGGCGGACGTCACACCCCGTTCTTCAACGGTTATCGTCCCCAATTCTACTTCCGCACCACCGACGTGACCGGTGTCGTCAAGCTGCCGGAAGGCACTGAAATGGTGATGCCCGGCGACAACGTCACCCTGGAAGTGGAACTGATCGCTCCGATCGCCATCGAACAGGGAACCAAATTCGCGATCCGCGAAGGCGGCCGCACGGTCGGAGCC